GAGAATGCGATAAAGTAGTAGTTCATCGCAATATTCATACCTTCTGCATACTCAGGGTTGATAATGGCTGCCGACATGATAGTCAGCTCCCCAAGCAGTGCATCTGTTCCTGATAACAGCAGGTTGGCACTGAAACCTCCCGAAACACCGGCAAAAGCTGCTGCAAGACCGGCCAGCGGGTGTCTGCCGAGCGCTGCGAACAATACTGCACCAAGTGGCGGCAGGACAACATAGCCCGCGTCAGAAGCTACACTGGACATAACCCCTGCAAATACTAAACCGAGTGTAATCAGACGTTTTGGCACAGACATGACAAAACCGCGCAGCAAGGCACTGATTAAGCCTGAACCTTCCGCAACTCCGATTCCAAGCATTGTGATCAGCACAACGCCCAGCGGAGCAAAACCGATGAAGTTATCGGTCATATTGGTAATAATATAATGGATTCCTTCACTGCTTAGAAGGTTGTGTACTTCGATCATTTCGCCTTCTTTGCCCGGATGCTCAGCACTGATGCCAAAATAAGATACCACTGCCGATAAAACGATGACTAACAAAGCAAGAAGAGCGAATAATGTAACCGGGTGCGGCAGGCGGTTACCGGTCTTTTCGATCATATCCAAAAACTTCTGGAAAAATCCTCTTTTTTGTGTATCCATGATGTTCTCCTTCCAATTTAAAATGCTATTCATTGAGTTGTGAAAGAGCATAAATATTTCAGACAACGTCAAGTATATAGAAGAAAGCAACCCAGTTAAACACTTAATTGAAATGATTAATTTGGAAGATTGTTGCGATTTTTGGGAGGAGGGCGAATAGTGTAAATGTACAGGAAAAAACCTGCCGGAATGTCAGGCAGGCTGGGGTGTTTACCGGCAGTGGGGAATCACCGGCTTTTACATTCTTTGCATAAAGCAGCGGCAGCGTGATGAATGGGAAAACGTTAAAAGATACGGCTATTACCAGCCGCTCCTTATTTCGGCCGTCTTTCTTTAAATCCTCGCTTGAAAATTTCCTGAACGTTATTGATTGTAACGTACGCATCTTCGTCAATACGTTCCAAAATACGGCGCAGCTGCACAATTTCGGTCTGGTTGATAATGATATATAAAATAGCCTGTTTTTCGAGCGTATAGCCCCCGCGGCCGTCCAGAATTGTTACGCCCCGGCCCATCGTAGTGAGTAATTCACGGCGAATCGTTTCCTGATGTTTGGAAATAATCATGACTGCTTTTCGGTCATCTGCACCGTCTACGATTTTATCAATCACTTTTGCACCGACATAGACTGCAACCAGCGTGAACATGGCTTTTTCCTTGCCGATGACGAAGGACGACAATAAAATGACGGTAATATCGATCACCAGAACGGCTTTCCCGACACTCCAGCCAAGCCATTTCTGCATCATGCGCGCAAGTGTAGTGGCCCCTCCGGAAGTACCGCCGACACGGAAAATCATGCCGAGACCGCCGCCGACAAATAGGCCGGCGAAAAGAGCAGCGAGCAGCGTGTCACTCCCCAGTTGCTCCCCCCAGTTCTTCGTCACTTCCAGAAAGATCGACATGAAGATAATGGTGATGACTGTATAAATAATCGTGCGCCTGCTGAAGAACTTATAGCCAATCGCAACGAGTGTCACGTTCAGGACGAAGCTGACCAGTCCCGGCGACCATTCAAATAAATAGTATGTAATGATGGTAACCCCGATGACGCCGCCTTCAGATAACATATTTGGAATGGCGAAGTAGTTAATGCCGATTGCGAATATGAATGAACCTACCAGTAAAGCGGAGTAATCCAGAAGTCTTCGCTGCATGCAATCTCCTCTTTCCCCATAGCAGACAGCAGTCTGCTAGTATAGTGACTAAAAATAACCTTACTATATACCTCTTGCGCAAATCAATCCATATATTTGGCCAATTCGCTATTTTCAAGCTTCTCAATAAACTTCTCCAATGCTTTTGAATAAGGCTGCGATTTATTCGTTACATAATAAAATGTCCGGGCATCCTGATAACCTTCAATTGTCAGCGCTTTTAGCGCCCCTTGCTCGAGCTCTTCTTTTACAGCTACTTTAGAAGTATAAGAAATGCCAATACCGTTCTTCACCGTTTCTTTTATGACCCTTGTGCTTCCGAACTCCAAGACCCGTTTAGGAACCAGTTTTGTCCTGGCCAGCATCGTGTCCGTTACTTGGCGGGTGCCTGATCCATTTTCCCGAATAATCCACGTTTGTTCAGCCAGTTCACTTAGAGATATGACATCACCGCTGTTTTTAGGAAAGCCGTTAGGGACGATGATGACCATATCATCCTGTGAAAAAGGGACGGTCAGTAACTCGTCATAAAAGATTTCTCTTTCAATAATACCAATATCCAAGTCTTTTTGCTTTACTTGATTGGCGATGCGAATAGAATTTTTGATAGTAATTTTCGGGTTAATATTCGGATGGTTTTTGATGAATGTGGAAATTACATCCGGTAAAAAGTACTCTCCGAATATAAAGCCTGATCCGATCGTTAGGGAACCTGTAATTCCTTCTTTCAATTCATCAATCATTCTGCCGGCAAGAGCATACTGATTCATAATCTGTTTCGCATGAAGATATAGAACTTCGCCGGCTTTCGTCATTTTGATGCTTTTGTTTGTTCTGTCCAGCAGCTGTGTTTTAAATTGATCCTCCAGTACTTTAATATTTTGGCTGACGGCTGATTGGGTGATAAATAATTTTTCCGCGGCCCGCGTAAGATTTCCTTTTTCTACGACTGTCAAAAATACGTTCAGTAATCGATCCATGAAACAGCCTCCTTTAATCATTAATAATTCTAATGATGAACACAAAAATGATTAATTTTATTTCTATTTATATTAATGCTAATATTTTAATTAATCAATAAATTAAAGAAAACAGGAGGATGGAAATTATGAACTTAGCAAACTTACCAAGAAGAAGATACACACAAGGATCAACACCCATCGAGAAGCTGGAGAATCTGACGGAACTTCTTGGCGGTCCCGAGATTTACATTAAACGCGATGATTTGCTTGGCTTAACAAGCGGCGGTAATAAAACGAGGAAGTTAGAATTCCTGGTGGCAGATGCATTGGAGCAAGGAGCTGACACATTGGTAACGTGCGGTGCTGTTCAATCGAATCACTGCCGGCTGACATTATCGGCGGCAAGAAAAGAAAAGCTCGATTGCCATCTGGTATTGGAAGAGCGTGTGCCGGGCAGCTACCGTGAAGATGCAAACGGCAACAATTTCTTATTTAATCTTCTGAAGACAGATGGTGTATCTGTTGTAGAAGGCGGTTCCGATATGATGGCGGAAATGGAGAAAGTGGCAGTGAAACTTCGTGCGGAAGGGAAAAAGCCATATATTATCCCTGGAGGTGGTTCCAACGAAATCGGAGCTGCAGGTTATGTTGCCTGTGCGCAGGAAATTATGGCGCAGCTGTTTGATCAAGGATTGGAAATCGATTGCATCGTGACGCCAAGCGGAAGCGCAGGAACACATGCAGGGCTGACTGTCGGATTGCGTGCAAGCAATAACCCGGTGCCAATCGTGGGCATTAGCGTGAACAAGGATAAAGAAACACAGGAAAACAATGTGTATAAGCTGGTAGAGAAGACCAGAGATTTCCTTCAAGTAAAAAGTGAAATCGATAAAAGTGCAATCAACGTATATGACAACTATGTGGGGCCGGGTTACTCGCTGCCGACTGAAAAAATGGTCGAAGCTATTGAAATACTGGCGCAGCAAGAAGGAATTTTATTGGATCCGGTATATACAGGAAAAGTCATGGCAGGATTTATCGATCTAATCCGTCAAGGGTACTTTAAAAAAGGTCAAAAGGTATTATTCCTGCATACAGGAGGCTCACCTGCACTTTATGATTACACATCACTGTTTCAAAAAAGTGGAGCGTCGCTGACAACGTAACTTTCTGCCATTGGTCTGCTGTTTTGGTTATCAACTGAAAACTTCTAAAGAAGGAGCTGAGCGGATGAACGATAAGCGTCTTAAAATGTATGGCGGTGTCTACGGCGGGTTAATACCTATTGGAATATTGCTGGTCGGTTTAATTTGGCTGTCAGTGGCGGGCATGGGAGGAACGACTCCGTTTTGGGCTGCAGGATGGGCAGCCCTTGCCCTTGGCATCCTGTTTGCAAAGGATAAGTATCATTATTGTGAAGCAATCATTAGAGGGATCAGTGACAGGAACGGCATGATTATTGTATGTGCGGCGCTGTTTGCCGGGGTGTTTGGTGTCCTGATGGTTGCGGGCGGACTGGTAGAGGGATTACTGTGGTTCGGCTTTTCAACTGGTGCACAAGGAGTGGCATTTACACTTATCGCATTTATCGCTGCGATGATCTTTTCCATGGGTACCGGAGACAGTACAGGAACCATCCTGGCACTTGCTCCTGTGTTATACCCTGCAGGATTCTTTTTAGGTGCAGACCCCACTATGCTGGCGCTGGCAATATTATCAGGTGCGGTTTTTGGAGATAACTTGGCACCTATTTCTGACACGACAATTGTATCCGCTTCCACGCAGGGGGCAACTATGAGAGACGTAGTCAGGACTCGCTTTCCTCTTTCGATTACAGCGGCGCTCATAACGTTTATCGTCTTAGCCGTCTTTGGCGGCGGCGGAAAAGTGCAAGCGCTTCCAGAGATGGATGCGGCAATGAACCCATCGGGATTGTTTATGCTGGCAGCACTCGCCGTAGTCCTGATCTCTTCTTTGAGCGGCCGTCATATCATTGAATCTCTCATTTGGGGCAATCTGTCGGCTATGGCAATCGGACTCTTGACTCAAAACATTTCAATAAAGCATATATTTCATATTCCTTCGTCCAGAGAAATGTCAACAGGAATTATTCAAGACGGCATTACAGGCGTGACAGGTGTCATTGTATTTGTTTTACTTGTATTAGCGATTACTCAAATCCTAATTGAAAGCGGTATCATGGACAGGCTGTTGAATTGGACATTAAGAGTAGTAGCAAAAACGGTGCGCAGTGCAGAGCTTTCAATTATTTTCACGACGATTCTCGTATCAATCCCTATTTCTGCAAACACACCTGCAGAGTTATTGGTCGGGCCTACATTTGTTAAAAAAGTAGGCGAAAAGTTTAAACTGTCGCCGGCAAGGCGTGCAAATCTAATGGACTGTGCTGTATGCACAATTTTCTATACGATGCCTTGGCACATCGCCGTTGTTGTTTGGTACAGTACTATCAGTTCTGCGGCAGGCGAGTGGGGAATCATTGCACCGAGCATTGCTTCGGCC
The Sporosarcina sp. P33 genome window above contains:
- a CDS encoding D-cysteine desulfhydrase, with the translated sequence MNLANLPRRRYTQGSTPIEKLENLTELLGGPEIYIKRDDLLGLTSGGNKTRKLEFLVADALEQGADTLVTCGAVQSNHCRLTLSAARKEKLDCHLVLEERVPGSYREDANGNNFLFNLLKTDGVSVVEGGSDMMAEMEKVAVKLRAEGKKPYIIPGGGSNEIGAAGYVACAQEIMAQLFDQGLEIDCIVTPSGSAGTHAGLTVGLRASNNPVPIVGISVNKDKETQENNVYKLVEKTRDFLQVKSEIDKSAINVYDNYVGPGYSLPTEKMVEAIEILAQQEGILLDPVYTGKVMAGFIDLIRQGYFKKGQKVLFLHTGGSPALYDYTSLFQKSGASLTT
- a CDS encoding LysR family transcriptional regulator produces the protein MDRLLNVFLTVVEKGNLTRAAEKLFITQSAVSQNIKVLEDQFKTQLLDRTNKSIKMTKAGEVLYLHAKQIMNQYALAGRMIDELKEGITGSLTIGSGFIFGEYFLPDVISTFIKNHPNINPKITIKNSIRIANQVKQKDLDIGIIEREIFYDELLTVPFSQDDMVIIVPNGFPKNSGDVISLSELAEQTWIIRENGSGTRQVTDTMLARTKLVPKRVLEFGSTRVIKETVKNGIGISYTSKVAVKEELEQGALKALTIEGYQDARTFYYVTNKSQPYSKALEKFIEKLENSELAKYMD
- a CDS encoding YitT family protein gives rise to the protein MQRRLLDYSALLVGSFIFAIGINYFAIPNMLSEGGVIGVTIITYYLFEWSPGLVSFVLNVTLVAIGYKFFSRRTIIYTVITIIFMSIFLEVTKNWGEQLGSDTLLAALFAGLFVGGGLGMIFRVGGTSGGATTLARMMQKWLGWSVGKAVLVIDITVILLSSFVIGKEKAMFTLVAVYVGAKVIDKIVDGADDRKAVMIISKHQETIRRELLTTMGRGVTILDGRGGYTLEKQAILYIIINQTEIVQLRRILERIDEDAYVTINNVQEIFKRGFKERRPK
- a CDS encoding Na+/H+ antiporter NhaC family protein, giving the protein MNDKRLKMYGGVYGGLIPIGILLVGLIWLSVAGMGGTTPFWAAGWAALALGILFAKDKYHYCEAIIRGISDRNGMIIVCAALFAGVFGVLMVAGGLVEGLLWFGFSTGAQGVAFTLIAFIAAMIFSMGTGDSTGTILALAPVLYPAGFFLGADPTMLALAILSGAVFGDNLAPISDTTIVSASTQGATMRDVVRTRFPLSITAALITFIVLAVFGGGGKVQALPEMDAAMNPSGLFMLAALAVVLISSLSGRHIIESLIWGNLSAMAIGLLTQNISIKHIFHIPSSREMSTGIIQDGITGVTGVIVFVLLVLAITQILIESGIMDRLLNWTLRVVAKTVRSAELSIIFTTILVSIPISANTPAELLVGPTFVKKVGEKFKLSPARRANLMDCAVCTIFYTMPWHIAVVVWYSTISSAAGEWGIIAPSIASAFINPYSWALLAVLLFSAITGWNRKYATDAELALIEGEEIDEIDKAVREQKESVTGLQSI